ATCACAATCTGATCGATAAATCAGCGGAAAAAATAATAAAGACCGTTAAGTCTACCGGTGCCGTAGTATCGGGTCCCATACCCCTTCCGACGGCCAAAAGTATCTTCACGGTTAACCGATCACCACACGTAAATAAAAAGTCACGTGAGCAGTTTGAATCTCGGTCGCACAAACGGCTTATCGACATTCTGTCGACAGGATCTCAGACTGTAGATGCTTTGATGAAGCTGGAGTTGCCATCTGGTGTTGACGTGGAAATTAAAGTTTAATCAGGAAATCAGTTCCTTACCAAGATGACTGGACTAATTGGAAAAAAAATCGGAATGACCAATGTCTTTGATGA
This DNA window, taken from Natronogracilivirga saccharolytica, encodes the following:
- the rpsJ gene encoding 30S ribosomal protein S10 → MATQQKIRIKLKSYDHNLIDKSAEKIIKTVKSTGAVVSGPIPLPTAKSIFTVNRSPHVNKKSREQFESRSHKRLIDILSTGSQTVDALMKLELPSGVDVEIKV